The genomic window TGCATTACCATGATCTGCAAAGATAATAGCATAGCCGCCTTTAGCAACGATGGCATCAACAATACGTCCTAGATTTTCATCCACTGCTTCAATTGCTTTAATTGTTGGTTCTAGCATGCCTGAGTGACCTACCATGTCTGGATTAGCAAAGTTCAAGATGATTGCATCAGATTGGTCTGCTTCAATATCAGCCACTAATGCATCTGTCACTTCGTAAGCACTCATTTCAGGTTTCAAGTCATACGTTTCTACTTTAGGGGAAGGAATTAAAATGCGGTTTTCTCCCGGGAACTCTTCATTACGACCACCATTCATAAAGAATGTAACATGTGGGTATTTTTCTGTCTCTGCAATACGCAATTGTTTCAAACCTTTGTCAGAAAGAACTTCTCCAATTACATTGTTCATTGGAATTGGTGCAAATGCAACTTCAGCTTTGATGCTTGGGTTGTATAAAGTCATTGTAACAAATTTAACATTTTGAGCTCTAACGCCACGTTCAAAGTGTTCCCACTCGTCATTTGTGAAAGCATTAGATAATTGGATAGCACGATCTGGTCGGAAGTTGAAAAAGATGATAGCGTCGTTACTTTTTACATTTGCTACGGGCTTGCCGTCTTTTTCAATCACTGTTGGAAGAACAAACTCATCAAATTTCTCTGATGCATAGCTTGTTTGAACAGCTTCCATCGCACTAGTTGCTTTAACACCTTCGCCATGAGCGATAGCATTGTAAGCTTTTTCGACACGTTCCCAGCGCTTATCTCTATCCATTGCATAAAAGCGTCCGGAAACTGTTGCAATTTCACCTGCTCCAATTTCTTGCATGGCTTTTTCTAATTGCTCTACGTAGCCAATTCCTGAATTAGGCGCTACATCGCGTCCATCAAGAAAAGCATGAACGTAAATATTGCGTACGCCTTTTTCTTTTGCTGTTTTGATTAAAGAAATCAAGTGGTTGATGTGACTATGCACACCACCGTCAGACAATAATCCAAATAAATGTAAATCAGATTGGTTTTCAATCGTATGATTCATCGCTCCACTTAAAACTGGATTTACTTGGAAATCACCATCTTCGATTGCCTTATCAATACGAGTTAAGCTTTGGTAAACAATGCGTCCAGCACCAATATTGGTATGTCCAACTTCTGAATTCCCCATTTGGCCTGCTGGAAGACCTACGTCTAGACCAGAAGCTTTTAATTGATTGTGAGGATAAATATCCATGTAGCGATCAAAATTAGGTTTTTTAGCTTGCGCTACCGCATTACCCATGACTTCGTTACGCCATCCAAGTCCATCAAGAATAATGATGGCTACTGGTGATTTTTTCATTATTTAATTGCCCCCAATAATGCTAAGAAAGAATCTGGTTCTAAGCTAGCTCCACCGACTAGTGCTCCATCAATATCTGATTGAGCCATGTATTCAGCGATATTTTCAGGTTTCACACTGCCACCGTATTGGATACGGACTGCTTCAGCTGCTTCTTTAGAAACTTCTTTAGCGATCGTTTCGCGAATAACAGAACATGTATCATTTGCATCTTTAGATGTAGATGATTTACCTGTTCCAATTGCCCAGATAGGCTCGTAAGCAAGAACAGATTTAGCAACTTGCTCCTTTGTTAAACCAGCAATTGCTGCTACGATTTGTTGGCTTACCCATTCATTTGTTTGTCCAGCTTTACGTTGTTCTAACGTTTCACCACAACAAATAATTGGTGTCATACCATTGTTGAAAATAGCATGAGCTTTTTTGTTAACGTCTTCGTTTGTTTCATGGAAATACTCACGACGTTCTGAGTGTCCGATGATCACATAGTCTACTCCGATATCATTTAATGCTGCTGGACTTGTCTCTCCAGTAAAAGCACCTGAATTTTCGAAATAAGCATTTTGAGCTGCAATTCTTAATTCTGTGCCTTTAGCAGCATTTACTAATTCATGTAAAAATAAAGTAGGAGCTCCAATAACAGAGTCCACTTTTTCTGCTGAAGAAATGTTTGACTTAACTGCTTCAACAAATGCTAAAGCTTCTGAAGCTGTTTTATTTAATTTCCAGTTGCCAGCTATAATTGGTTTACGCATAAAAAATAACTTCCTTTCATCTAGCTAAAAACTATCTTATTTGTTAGAGATTGATGATACTCCTGGTAATTCTTTGCCCTCAAGATATTCAAGAGATGCTCCGCCACCAGTAGAAATATGAGTGAATTGATCAGCAAAACCAAGTTCCATAGCTGCTGCTGCAGAATCTCCGCCACCAATAATTGTTGTTGCATCTGTTAAGTTTGCAATAGCTTCACACACACCAATTGTACCGTTAGCAAAGTTTGTCATTTCAAATACGCCCATTGGTCCGTTCCATACAACTGTTTTAGCACCTTGTAATTCTTTAGTGAATAATTCAATTGTTTTTGGCCCAATGTCTAGTCCCATTTGATCATTTGGAATTGCTTCATGAACTTCATTAGCAACATCATTACTAAACTCAGGAGCTGTGATTGAGTCAACCGGCAAAATTAATTTGTCGCCGCCTTTTTCAATAAGAGTCTTAGCTAATTCAATTTTATCTTCCTCAACTAATGACTTACCGATTTCAATTCCTTTAGCAGCGTAGAATGTATAAGTCATTCCTCCACCAATAAGAACTTTATCCGCTTTATCTAATAAGTTTTCAATAACTCCAATTTTATCACTAACTTTTGCGCCGCCTAAAATAGCAATAAAAGGACGTTGTGGTTCATCAACTGCACCACCGATAAACTTGATTTCTTTATCCATTAAGAACCCAGCAGCTGTTTCAAGATTAGAAGCAACTCCAACGTTTGAAGCATGTGTTCTGTGGGCTGTACCGAATGCATCG from Carnobacterium iners includes these protein-coding regions:
- the gpmI gene encoding 2,3-bisphosphoglycerate-independent phosphoglycerate mutase is translated as MKKSPVAIIILDGLGWRNEVMGNAVAQAKKPNFDRYMDIYPHNQLKASGLDVGLPAGQMGNSEVGHTNIGAGRIVYQSLTRIDKAIEDGDFQVNPVLSGAMNHTIENQSDLHLFGLLSDGGVHSHINHLISLIKTAKEKGVRNIYVHAFLDGRDVAPNSGIGYVEQLEKAMQEIGAGEIATVSGRFYAMDRDKRWERVEKAYNAIAHGEGVKATSAMEAVQTSYASEKFDEFVLPTVIEKDGKPVANVKSNDAIIFFNFRPDRAIQLSNAFTNDEWEHFERGVRAQNVKFVTMTLYNPSIKAEVAFAPIPMNNVIGEVLSDKGLKQLRIAETEKYPHVTFFMNGGRNEEFPGENRILIPSPKVETYDLKPEMSAYEVTDALVADIEADQSDAIILNFANPDMVGHSGMLEPTIKAIEAVDENLGRIVDAIVAKGGYAIIFADHGNADTMLTPEGNPHTAHTTVPVPVIVTKKGVTLREGGRLADIAPTMLDLLNIEKPVEMTGESLIINP
- the tpiA gene encoding triose-phosphate isomerase — protein: MRKPIIAGNWKLNKTASEALAFVEAVKSNISSAEKVDSVIGAPTLFLHELVNAAKGTELRIAAQNAYFENSGAFTGETSPAALNDIGVDYVIIGHSERREYFHETNEDVNKKAHAIFNNGMTPIICCGETLEQRKAGQTNEWVSQQIVAAIAGLTKEQVAKSVLAYEPIWAIGTGKSSTSKDANDTCSVIRETIAKEVSKEAAEAVRIQYGGSVKPENIAEYMAQSDIDGALVGGASLEPDSFLALLGAIK
- a CDS encoding phosphoglycerate kinase, producing the protein MVKKVVTDLELKDKKVLVRADFNVPMKDGKITNDNRIQAALPTIQYIIEQGGKVILFSHLGKVKTEEDKADKTLRPIAERLSELLGKEVTFVPETRGKELEDAVASLANGEVLLFENTRFEDIDGKKESKNDAELGKYWASLGDVFVNDAFGTAHRTHASNVGVASNLETAAGFLMDKEIKFIGGAVDEPQRPFIAILGGAKVSDKIGVIENLLDKADKVLIGGGMTYTFYAAKGIEIGKSLVEEDKIELAKTLIEKGGDKLILPVDSITAPEFSNDVANEVHEAIPNDQMGLDIGPKTIELFTKELQGAKTVVWNGPMGVFEMTNFANGTIGVCEAIANLTDATTIIGGGDSAAAAMELGFADQFTHISTGGGASLEYLEGKELPGVSSISNK